TTCACTCATTTAACTGTGTTTTATGTTTCCTATCCTTTGCTTTCTCGCCAAGCTATCACAATTTTCTCCTACATTCCTTTCTCATCAGAGAGACTCGTTACTCTTGAAGGCTCGCTGCTGCAGGTCGAAGGCTCGCTTCCGCCGTGGAAAGCTCACCGCCGTCGAAGACTCGCCGCGCCAGTGTGTAGGAAGATGGAGAGAATGGATGATCTTCGCAACGCTTTACTAGAATTCCTCATTCGGAGCCCATTTCGGGACACTGAGGAAAAAGAGAGCATGGTGAAACATATGCTCCAAGTCTACTCCAAGTCTGATAATGATTCCGGTTTCAAGAAGACGTTTCTCCTGAAGATCATTCAAAATGACCTCCTCTCTTCTCACTCCATCAGCATTTCCGACCATCATCTCAAAATCTTCGACTATCTTGAGGAACTCTTTCTCCGCGATGCCGTTCCTGTCCCTGCCACCATCAGTGCTGCCTACTGCGCCGTGGCGGTGGAATGCACAATAAAATATCTACATCTCAATCTTCCTCACAATCTTCTCTACCTCCGCGCCGTGAAGAGGATATGGCGACTTAGGATTTCGCATATGAGAGAAGGGAGCCTTCTATTCTCGGAGGAGTTGGAGCGGTGGAGAAGCGACCTTGAAACCTCACTTTTGGATTCAAAAGTGAGGGAGCGATTGGCTTCGACAGACACTAGAGGGAATGCCATTATGAAACTCCGGGCGTTTTTTAATCAAGCCTCTACCGTTTTTGGCTGTCCTTTTGCTCCGTTAACAGCTATCGAGAATGAGGCCCAAGGAAATGAAGGAGGTATCATCCCAAATCATTTTTATCATATgagatttcatttttttggttTAGTGTTTTGAGAAGATAGTATGTGTCATGTGATAAATAACATTGTTCAACTTATAGGTCATACGGAGCACACGGATAACACCCAACGAAACGAAGAAGGAGGtctgttttgttatattttgttatattgtaATCATCccaaatcatttttattatttgagatttcattttttggtttaatgtttTGAGA
This DNA window, taken from Vigna radiata var. radiata cultivar VC1973A chromosome 5, Vradiata_ver6, whole genome shotgun sequence, encodes the following:
- the LOC106761819 gene encoding uncharacterized protein LOC106761819; the encoded protein is MERMDDLRNALLEFLIRSPFRDTEEKESMVKHMLQVYSKSDNDSGFKKTFLLKIIQNDLLSSHSISISDHHLKIFDYLEELFLRDAVPVPATISAAYCAVAVECTIKYLHLNLPHNLLYLRAVKRIWRLRISHMREGSLLFSEELERWRSDLETSLLDSKVRERLASTDTRGNAIMKLRAFFNQASTVFGCPFAPLTAIENEAQGNEGGHTEHTDNTQRNEEGVENIGDCISGELQEDNEKTFLSWSTDINDDEVDQVEKDQVKDEAGRVRTSRFHLASPNKKKHSPLKIYRPVAIAKRRTTKRWSRLEEETLKNGVETFGRGKWKVILNAHKDIFGERTEDDLKDKWRSMILYGCK